Proteins from a genomic interval of Prevotella sp. E13-27:
- a CDS encoding nucleotide exchange factor GrpE gives MTEKEEYTPQSESETQNMKEQEENLESSEYSEDSEISENSDNSENSETPEEKDPLAAAQEEIADLKDKYLRQVAEFDNYRKRTLKERAELILNGGEKVITTLLPVLDDMERAIENGAKTDDVAVLREGIELIYHKLTKVLEGHGVTKIETENADFDTDVHEAVAMVPGMGDDKKGKVIDCLTPGYKLNDKVIRHAKVAVGQ, from the coding sequence ATGACAGAAAAAGAAGAATATACTCCACAAAGTGAGAGTGAAACCCAGAACATGAAAGAACAAGAAGAGAATTTGGAAAGCTCAGAATACTCAGAAGATTCTGAAATTTCAGAAAACTCCGATAATTCAGAAAACTCTGAAACCCCAGAAGAGAAAGACCCGCTGGCAGCCGCTCAGGAAGAGATAGCCGACCTGAAGGACAAGTACCTGCGCCAGGTGGCAGAGTTCGACAACTACCGCAAACGTACGCTCAAAGAGCGCGCAGAGCTCATACTGAATGGCGGTGAGAAGGTCATCACCACCCTACTCCCTGTGCTCGACGACATGGAACGTGCTATAGAAAACGGCGCAAAGACCGACGATGTGGCTGTACTGCGCGAAGGTATTGAACTTATCTATCACAAGCTGACAAAGGTGCTCGAGGGTCACGGAGTAACGAAAATCGAAACCGAGAATGCCGACTTCGATACCGATGTACACGAGGCTGTGGCAATGGTTCCAGGCATGGGCGACGACAAAAAAGGCAAAGTGATTGACTGCCTCACCCCGGGCTACAAACTCAACGACAAAGTAATTCGCCACGCCAAAGTTGCCGTTGGTCAGTAA
- a CDS encoding ABC-F family ATP-binding cassette domain-containing protein yields MITVTNLAIQFGKKVLYKDVNLKFTGNNIYGVIGANGAGKSTLLRAISGELEANKGTIELGPGERLSVLEQDHFKYDEYSVMDTVLMGHAPLWNNMKEREALYAKPEMTEEDGVKAAELEMAFAEMNGWEAESEAAQLLQNLGIKDDRHYMQMADMSNNEKVRVMLAKALFGHPDNLLLDEPTNDLDLDTVQWLEEYLSSLEQCVLVVSHDRHFLDAVSTQTVDIDFGKVTLFSGNYSFWYESSQLALRQAQNQKMKAEEKRKQLEEFIRRFSANVAKSKQTTSRKKMLEKLNVEEITPSTRKYPGIIFQMEREPGTQILEVEGLKATDADGTVLFDNVSFTIEKGQKTVFLSHNPKAMTALFEIINGNREADAGTFKWGVTITTAYLPLDNTEFFQSDMNLVDWLSQYGTGNEVLMKSYLGRMLFREEDVLKHVNVLSGGEKMRCMIARMQLKNANCLILDTPTNHLDLESIQAFNNNLVQFKGNILFASHDHEFIQTVADRIIELTPKGTIDKLMQYDDYIYDEQIKELKEKLYS; encoded by the coding sequence ATGATTACAGTAACGAATCTGGCGATTCAATTTGGAAAAAAGGTTCTCTACAAAGACGTGAACCTGAAATTCACAGGTAACAACATTTATGGCGTGATAGGCGCCAACGGAGCAGGAAAGTCAACCCTGCTCAGAGCGATCAGCGGTGAGCTCGAAGCAAACAAAGGTACTATCGAACTTGGCCCAGGCGAGCGCTTGTCGGTGCTTGAACAGGACCACTTCAAATATGACGAATATTCAGTCATGGACACCGTACTCATGGGACACGCCCCTCTGTGGAACAACATGAAGGAGCGCGAAGCCCTCTATGCTAAGCCGGAGATGACTGAAGAAGACGGTGTGAAGGCAGCCGAACTGGAGATGGCCTTCGCCGAGATGAACGGATGGGAGGCCGAGAGCGAGGCAGCACAGCTGTTGCAGAACCTCGGAATAAAGGACGACCGTCACTACATGCAGATGGCAGACATGTCGAACAACGAGAAGGTGCGCGTCATGCTGGCAAAGGCTCTCTTCGGACACCCTGACAACCTGCTGCTCGACGAGCCTACCAATGACCTCGACCTCGACACCGTGCAGTGGCTTGAGGAATATCTCAGCTCGCTGGAGCAATGCGTGCTCGTGGTAAGTCACGACCGTCACTTCCTCGATGCTGTGTCAACACAGACCGTAGATATCGACTTCGGCAAGGTGACACTGTTCTCAGGCAACTACTCTTTCTGGTACGAGTCAAGTCAGCTCGCGCTGCGTCAGGCTCAGAACCAGAAGATGAAGGCCGAGGAGAAGCGCAAGCAGCTGGAAGAGTTCATTCGCCGATTCTCTGCCAATGTGGCAAAGTCAAAGCAGACCACATCGCGCAAGAAGATGCTTGAGAAGCTGAACGTGGAGGAAATCACGCCTTCAACACGCAAATATCCTGGCATCATCTTCCAGATGGAGCGCGAGCCAGGAACACAGATACTCGAAGTGGAAGGACTGAAGGCCACCGACGCTGACGGAACAGTACTCTTCGACAACGTGTCGTTCACCATCGAGAAAGGTCAGAAGACAGTATTTCTGAGCCACAACCCGAAAGCAATGACAGCGCTGTTCGAAATCATCAATGGCAACCGCGAGGCTGACGCAGGCACATTCAAGTGGGGCGTAACCATCACAACGGCATACCTGCCACTCGACAACACAGAGTTCTTCCAGTCAGATATGAACCTCGTGGACTGGCTGTCACAATACGGTACAGGCAACGAAGTGCTCATGAAGTCATACCTCGGACGCATGCTCTTCCGCGAAGAAGACGTGCTGAAGCATGTCAACGTGCTCTCAGGTGGTGAGAAAATGCGCTGTATGATTGCTCGCATGCAGTTGAAGAATGCCAACTGTCTCATTCTCGACACGCCGACAAACCACCTCGACCTTGAGTCTATCCAGGCATTCAACAACAACCTCGTACAGTTCAAGGGCAACATTCTCTTTGCTTCTCACGACCATGAGTTCATCCAGACTGTGGCTGACCGTATCATAGAACTGACGCCAAAGGGCACCATAGACAAGCTGATGCAGTATGACGACTACATCTACGACGAGCAGATAAAGGAGCTGAAAGAAAAGTTGTATTCTTAA
- the dnaJ gene encoding molecular chaperone DnaJ — MAQKRDYYEVLGVEKNASEDEIKKAYRKIAIKYHPDRNPGDKEAEEKFKEAAEAYDVLHDPKKRQQYDQFGFNGPMGGGFDGFGGAAMNMDDIFSMFGDIFGGHGFGGGFGGFGGGGGRGRQQMRGGDLRLKVKLTLEEINKGVTKKFKVRKDIECSHCHGSGAEGGSGKETCPTCHGSGVITHTTQSIFGMMQTQGVCPTCHGSGEVIKNKCHECGGTGVVKGEEVVEINIPAGVAEGMVINVPGKGNAGPNNGINGDIQVFIEEEPNDTFVRDGNDLIYNLLLDFPTAALGGEVDVPTIEGSKLKIKIENGTQPGKTLRLRGKGLPAVQGYGNGRGDLVVNISVYVPKTLSREEKQMLEQMKNSDNFKGDKQTHDSIFKRFKNYFS; from the coding sequence ATGGCACAGAAAAGAGACTACTATGAGGTGCTGGGCGTTGAGAAAAACGCATCAGAAGACGAGATAAAGAAGGCATACCGAAAAATTGCCATAAAATATCACCCAGACCGCAACCCTGGCGACAAAGAGGCAGAGGAAAAATTCAAGGAGGCTGCAGAAGCCTACGATGTGCTCCACGACCCGAAGAAGCGTCAGCAGTATGACCAGTTCGGATTCAACGGTCCTATGGGCGGCGGATTCGACGGATTCGGAGGCGCTGCGATGAACATGGACGACATCTTCTCAATGTTCGGCGACATCTTCGGAGGTCACGGCTTCGGAGGAGGATTCGGTGGCTTCGGAGGAGGCGGTGGACGCGGACGTCAGCAGATGCGCGGCGGAGACCTCAGACTGAAGGTTAAGCTCACGCTGGAAGAGATAAACAAAGGCGTGACGAAGAAGTTCAAAGTTCGCAAGGACATTGAGTGCAGCCATTGTCACGGAAGCGGTGCAGAGGGAGGTAGCGGAAAGGAGACCTGCCCCACATGTCACGGCTCGGGCGTCATCACCCACACCACACAGAGCATCTTCGGAATGATGCAGACCCAGGGCGTTTGTCCCACTTGTCACGGCTCAGGTGAGGTGATAAAGAACAAATGCCACGAATGCGGTGGCACCGGCGTGGTGAAAGGTGAAGAAGTGGTAGAGATAAACATACCTGCTGGCGTAGCCGAAGGAATGGTTATCAACGTGCCAGGCAAAGGCAACGCAGGACCAAACAACGGCATCAATGGCGACATACAGGTGTTCATAGAGGAAGAACCTAACGATACCTTCGTTCGCGATGGCAACGATCTCATATACAATCTGCTGCTCGACTTCCCCACAGCAGCACTCGGAGGCGAAGTGGATGTACCTACGATTGAAGGCTCAAAGCTGAAAATTAAGATTGAAAACGGAACACAACCTGGAAAAACGCTGCGACTCAGAGGAAAAGGTCTGCCTGCAGTACAGGGCTATGGCAACGGACGTGGAGATCTCGTTGTGAACATCAGCGTTTACGTGCCAAAGACTCTGTCACGCGAAGAGAAGCAAATGCTGGAACAGATGAAGAACAGCGACAACTTCAAAGGCGACAAGCAGACACACGACTCAATATTCAAGCGTTTCAAGAACTACTTCTCTTGA